In the genome of Cutibacterium equinum, one region contains:
- a CDS encoding GyrI-like domain-containing protein, translating to MDRPVKIRQVDACHVISMTRVVSIDELDPFMDEAFKALERFAPGDPALGKDSPFVFYHDGLTADHDGTVEVCQPIQGSIDDSVLPEDVTVRTVEAHREAWVTVTKAELEYPDIDEIYDDFEAWLEEAGMVRNGAPREVYWANWDTTGMEEPVCDVCFPIA from the coding sequence ATGGATCGCCCAGTCAAGATCAGGCAGGTCGATGCCTGCCACGTCATCTCGATGACCCGGGTGGTGTCCATCGACGAACTCGATCCGTTCATGGATGAAGCCTTCAAGGCGCTGGAACGCTTCGCACCGGGCGACCCAGCCCTTGGCAAGGACTCCCCCTTCGTCTTCTACCACGACGGTCTGACCGCTGACCATGATGGCACGGTCGAGGTGTGCCAGCCGATTCAAGGCTCCATCGACGACTCCGTGCTGCCCGAGGACGTCACGGTACGCACCGTGGAGGCCCATCGGGAGGCCTGGGTGACGGTCACCAAGGCCGAACTCGAGTACCCCGACATCGACGAGATCTACGATGACTTCGAGGCCTGGCTGGAGGAAGCGGGAATGGTGCGCAATGGCGCCCCTCGCGAGGTCTACTGGGCCAATTGGGACACCACCGGCATGGAAGAGCCAGTCTGCGACGTCTGCTTCCCCATCGCCTGA
- a CDS encoding heavy metal translocating P-type ATPase, whose amino-acid sequence MSTLTHSGIKPKPEEETEPTSVDLDITGMSCASCAARITKKLNKVDGVQATVNYATNKAHVLTTGPVSVDDLIEVVEAAGYGAALPEPAAPPEDHAAKIRNRLIVAVILAVPVMLLSMIPALQFDGWQWLALALSLPVVFWCGAGFHQATWTNLRHGATTMDTLISLGSLASFGWSVWALEWGNAGHVGMHHRMTWALQRPDPSSAIYLEASVGVITFILVGRWIEARNRAEAGSALQALLRMGATSVRVVRNGQEVTVPIEALEVGDHFVVRPGEKVATDGRVVEGSSAVDASLVTGESLPVEVSPGDHVVGATINTSGRLVIEATAVGADTELSRIASLVEAAQTSRSETQDLADKVSSIFVPMVLVISVLTMVVWGLLGQGVNAAFTAGVAVLIIACPCALGLATPMALLAGTGRGARLGIVIKGARSLERARGIDVFAMDKTGTLTTGQMTVVQVWDESGRAVNISDIPPALRVAAALEVGSEHPISRAVVEACPGIAPAEDFQALPGMGVSGIVDGMPAKAGRASLFDTLPDALAKNVERAQGEGRTVLVVGRGDDILGAIAVSDEIKPEAVTAVRRLLDSGVRPVLVTGDNSGAATRVASELDIDEVISEVLPEDKVDVVRRLQADGTRVAMMGDGVNDAAALQAADLGVAMGTGTDVAIAASDIVCTRGDPRLAVDALSLAHATDRTIRQNLFWAFAYNVVAIPVAAVGLLSPIIASAAMAFSSIFVVTNSMRLVRWQPRMSDSH is encoded by the coding sequence ATGTCCACCCTCACTCATTCGGGAATCAAGCCGAAACCAGAGGAGGAGACGGAGCCCACGTCCGTCGACCTCGACATCACCGGCATGAGCTGCGCTTCCTGCGCTGCCCGGATCACGAAGAAGCTCAACAAGGTCGACGGGGTGCAGGCCACCGTCAATTACGCCACCAACAAGGCCCACGTCCTGACGACCGGGCCGGTCAGCGTCGATGACCTCATCGAGGTGGTCGAGGCGGCCGGCTACGGTGCCGCCCTGCCTGAGCCCGCAGCACCCCCCGAGGACCATGCGGCGAAAATTCGCAACCGACTGATCGTTGCCGTCATCCTCGCGGTTCCGGTGATGCTGCTGTCGATGATTCCTGCCCTCCAGTTCGACGGCTGGCAATGGTTGGCTCTGGCTCTCAGCCTCCCGGTCGTGTTCTGGTGCGGTGCCGGCTTCCATCAAGCCACATGGACGAATCTGCGACATGGCGCCACCACGATGGACACCCTCATCAGCCTGGGGTCCCTGGCCTCGTTCGGGTGGTCGGTGTGGGCCCTGGAGTGGGGAAATGCTGGACATGTCGGTATGCACCACCGCATGACGTGGGCACTGCAACGCCCCGACCCCTCATCAGCCATTTACCTGGAGGCGTCGGTCGGCGTCATCACCTTCATCCTCGTGGGTCGCTGGATCGAAGCTCGCAATCGTGCTGAAGCGGGGTCTGCGTTGCAGGCATTGCTCAGAATGGGCGCGACGTCGGTGCGAGTCGTCAGAAATGGACAGGAGGTCACCGTCCCGATCGAGGCCCTCGAAGTGGGGGACCATTTCGTGGTGCGACCGGGGGAGAAGGTGGCCACCGACGGTCGGGTGGTCGAAGGAAGCTCCGCTGTCGATGCCTCCCTGGTGACCGGTGAATCCCTGCCGGTGGAGGTGAGCCCGGGGGACCACGTCGTGGGTGCCACGATCAATACGTCAGGGCGTCTTGTCATCGAGGCCACTGCCGTCGGAGCAGATACCGAACTGTCTCGGATCGCATCCCTCGTCGAGGCGGCTCAAACGAGTCGGTCCGAGACCCAGGATCTCGCCGACAAGGTCTCCTCGATCTTCGTGCCGATGGTTCTGGTCATCAGCGTGCTGACGATGGTCGTCTGGGGTCTGTTGGGACAAGGGGTCAATGCCGCCTTCACCGCTGGGGTCGCAGTACTCATCATCGCCTGCCCCTGTGCTCTGGGTCTTGCGACCCCGATGGCCCTGCTGGCCGGTACCGGTCGAGGGGCGCGGCTGGGCATTGTTATCAAGGGAGCCCGATCCTTGGAGAGGGCTCGCGGTATTGACGTCTTTGCGATGGACAAGACCGGAACCCTCACCACCGGGCAGATGACTGTGGTCCAGGTGTGGGACGAGTCAGGACGTGCGGTGAACATTTCTGACATTCCACCCGCCCTTCGCGTCGCTGCAGCGCTGGAGGTGGGGTCGGAGCACCCAATTTCGCGCGCCGTCGTCGAGGCGTGCCCCGGAATTGCCCCCGCCGAGGACTTCCAGGCCCTGCCGGGGATGGGTGTGAGCGGAATCGTCGACGGGATGCCGGCGAAGGCTGGCCGGGCCTCACTGTTCGACACCCTCCCTGACGCGCTGGCGAAAAACGTCGAGCGAGCCCAGGGTGAGGGTCGTACGGTGCTCGTCGTCGGTCGAGGTGACGATATTCTCGGCGCGATCGCGGTGAGCGACGAGATCAAGCCGGAGGCCGTCACCGCTGTCAGGCGTCTCCTTGATTCCGGTGTGCGCCCGGTGCTGGTGACCGGTGACAATTCCGGTGCCGCGACCCGTGTGGCGTCAGAATTGGACATCGACGAGGTCATCAGCGAGGTCCTGCCCGAGGACAAGGTTGACGTCGTCAGGCGCCTCCAGGCTGACGGAACCCGCGTTGCGATGATGGGGGACGGCGTCAATGACGCCGCTGCCCTCCAGGCGGCAGATTTGGGCGTCGCCATGGGTACCGGAACCGACGTGGCCATCGCCGCCAGCGACATTGTTTGTACTCGAGGAGACCCGAGGCTCGCTGTTGATGCGCTGTCGCTGGCCCATGCCACGGATCGCACCATCCGTCAGAACCTGTTCTGGGCCTTCGCCTACAACGTGGTGGCCATCCCGGTGGCTGCGGTCGGGTTGTTGAGCCCGATCATCGCCTCGGCAGCGATGGCCTTCAGCTCGATCTTCGTCGTCACGAACTCGATGAGGCTGGTACGTTGGCAGCCTCGGATGAGCGATTCACACTGA
- a CDS encoding AMP-dependent synthetase/ligase gives MTSSTRQSHKAGLDPAGELLGQPIPGENLVENHLAHMFRDTVANHGFRPATRVRQDDQWIIRTYAETGRRVAGLARAFVTPGVVTEDGLQRGDRISLFAGNCPEWIEADLAGMTIGAVPVPIYPTSTPDQIVHIVTDAGVRAIVTAGPKELDRILEARDQMPCLETVVLINPADLVGDHDGLTVLSLEQVRQAGISEEAQPVVEERMGQSCADDVAALIYTSGTTGQPKGVMISHRAALAELQALDAFFDFSPADHSLSFLPLSHALEWGWSMVVIRHGCLNTFVSNPKTISQMLVDVRPTLFVSVPKLYEQVMKVAREKVADSAAKLKIFEWSIEVGRQWWQTQQEGRRPSIGLEARHKVADRLVLKAIRDAVGGPKTVLAAGGAPLRKEVEEFFAACGLLVCQGYGLTEASPLVSFNSPGGCKFGTAGKPLVGSQMSTTDEGEILYRGPNIMKGYWKAPQDTAAAIEDGWLHTGDIGYIDDDGFLVITDRLKDIIVTLNGKNISPQPIENSLMKDPLFEHAVLLGDNRPCLTLLVKPSLPQVEEIAERLHISSMTGPEMLRSEELAEEIRRRVADITEKLPHQEQIRDMRVLWDEFTMDNGLLTPTLKVRRREVEKRFTEVVEEMYTKIAIRRKAGKGGSKG, from the coding sequence ATGACATCGAGCACGCGTCAGTCTCACAAGGCTGGACTCGACCCAGCCGGGGAACTTCTCGGCCAACCGATACCGGGGGAGAATCTCGTCGAGAATCACCTCGCCCACATGTTTCGTGACACGGTTGCGAATCATGGTTTTCGTCCCGCGACCCGAGTTCGTCAGGATGATCAGTGGATCATTCGCACCTATGCGGAGACGGGCCGTCGCGTCGCTGGTTTGGCGCGGGCATTCGTCACCCCAGGGGTGGTGACCGAGGACGGCCTGCAGCGCGGCGACCGTATCTCCCTGTTCGCTGGCAACTGCCCGGAGTGGATTGAGGCTGATCTGGCTGGCATGACGATCGGTGCCGTTCCGGTGCCCATCTACCCGACGTCGACCCCCGACCAGATCGTCCACATCGTCACTGATGCCGGGGTTCGGGCCATCGTCACCGCTGGCCCCAAGGAGCTCGACCGCATTCTCGAGGCGCGCGACCAGATGCCCTGCCTGGAGACGGTCGTGCTGATCAACCCGGCCGATCTCGTTGGTGATCATGACGGTTTGACGGTGCTCTCACTGGAGCAGGTGCGTCAGGCTGGGATCAGTGAGGAGGCTCAGCCCGTCGTCGAGGAGCGCATGGGGCAATCGTGTGCTGACGACGTCGCCGCGCTCATATACACCTCGGGGACCACCGGGCAGCCCAAGGGAGTCATGATCAGCCACCGCGCGGCCCTGGCTGAGTTGCAGGCCCTTGACGCCTTCTTCGACTTCTCCCCGGCTGACCACTCCCTGAGTTTCCTGCCGCTGTCCCACGCCCTGGAGTGGGGCTGGTCGATGGTGGTCATCCGGCACGGGTGCCTCAACACCTTCGTGTCCAACCCCAAAACCATCTCGCAGATGTTGGTCGACGTCCGGCCGACCCTGTTCGTCTCGGTGCCGAAACTGTACGAGCAGGTCATGAAGGTGGCGCGGGAGAAGGTCGCTGACTCCGCCGCCAAGCTCAAGATCTTCGAATGGTCGATCGAGGTTGGACGCCAGTGGTGGCAGACCCAGCAAGAGGGGCGTCGTCCCAGCATCGGCCTGGAAGCACGACACAAGGTGGCCGATCGTCTCGTCCTGAAAGCCATTCGTGACGCTGTCGGAGGCCCCAAGACGGTGCTGGCGGCTGGTGGTGCTCCCCTGCGCAAGGAAGTCGAGGAGTTCTTCGCCGCATGCGGTCTGCTGGTGTGCCAGGGCTACGGGCTGACGGAGGCGTCCCCGCTGGTGAGCTTCAACTCCCCAGGCGGGTGCAAGTTCGGCACCGCCGGTAAACCGCTGGTGGGCAGCCAGATGTCGACCACTGATGAAGGGGAGATCCTCTACCGTGGTCCGAACATCATGAAGGGGTACTGGAAGGCCCCCCAGGATACTGCGGCGGCGATTGAGGACGGGTGGCTTCACACCGGTGACATCGGATACATCGATGACGACGGCTTCCTCGTCATCACCGATCGGCTCAAGGACATCATCGTCACCCTCAATGGCAAGAACATTTCTCCGCAGCCCATCGAGAACTCCCTCATGAAGGATCCTCTCTTCGAACATGCGGTGCTGCTGGGCGACAATCGACCTTGTCTGACCCTGCTCGTCAAGCCCTCCTTGCCTCAGGTGGAGGAGATTGCCGAGAGGCTGCACATCTCGTCGATGACTGGCCCGGAGATGTTGCGCTCTGAGGAGCTGGCCGAGGAGATTCGACGCCGTGTTGCCGATATCACCGAGAAGCTGCCTCACCAGGAGCAGATTCGTGACATGCGGGTGCTGTGGGACGAGTTCACGATGGACAACGGCCTGCTCACACCGACCCTCAAGGTGCGACGCCGCGAGGTGGAGAAGAGATTCACCGAGGTTGTCGAGGAGATGTACACCAAGATCGCGATACGTCGTAAGGCAGGTAAGGGAGGCTCGAAGGGCTGA
- a CDS encoding lysophospholipid acyltransferase family protein translates to MASVKPTKDRGRYTNDLSAVTRQAANMLLLRPLVWKLVKVSVHGVDNLDGLDGAYVAVANHSSHLDAPLVFGALPKRLSKYLATGAAADYFFTAWWKAVTPVLFFNAFPVDRGKGKTKQGARSPRSHRGMAGSLLTDGVPLLIFPEGTRSRTGAMGTFKPGAAALAISRGVPVIPIALVGAWAAMPSEQSGLPKGRPPVHVAIGHPMDPVPGEIAHEFSERIRRQVIELHDQTARAYGMPTLDEYGRHRALSKAAGGAAAIQSKNSKAGSAESNGGR, encoded by the coding sequence ATGGCCAGCGTCAAGCCCACCAAGGACAGGGGTCGATACACCAACGATCTGTCCGCCGTGACGCGTCAGGCAGCCAACATGCTCCTGCTGCGGCCGCTGGTGTGGAAGCTGGTCAAGGTCTCCGTGCACGGTGTGGACAACCTTGACGGACTCGACGGTGCCTACGTGGCCGTCGCGAACCACTCCTCCCATCTCGACGCCCCGCTGGTCTTCGGCGCACTGCCAAAGCGGCTCTCGAAGTACCTGGCAACCGGAGCCGCAGCCGACTACTTCTTCACCGCTTGGTGGAAGGCCGTCACGCCAGTGCTGTTCTTCAACGCATTCCCGGTCGATCGAGGCAAGGGCAAGACCAAGCAAGGTGCTCGCAGCCCGCGCTCCCATCGCGGCATGGCCGGATCCCTGCTCACCGACGGCGTCCCGCTGCTGATTTTCCCCGAGGGGACGAGGTCGCGCACCGGAGCGATGGGGACCTTCAAACCCGGTGCTGCCGCTCTGGCAATTTCGCGGGGAGTCCCCGTCATCCCGATAGCCCTGGTCGGCGCCTGGGCTGCCATGCCTTCCGAGCAGTCAGGGCTACCCAAGGGACGTCCCCCGGTTCACGTCGCGATTGGACACCCGATGGACCCCGTCCCCGGTGAAATCGCCCACGAGTTCTCCGAGCGGATTCGCCGTCAGGTCATCGAACTGCACGACCAGACGGCCCGCGCCTACGGCATGCCCACCCTCGACGAGTACGGACGCCACCGTGCCTTGAGCAAAGCTGCCGGGGGCGCAGCAGCCATCCAGAGCAAGAACTCGAAGGCTGGCTCGGCCGAGTCGAATGGAGGTCGATGA
- a CDS encoding anaerobic sulfatase maturase, translated as MAKPTGAACNLDCEYCFFLSKELLYDAPRQRMDDDTLRDYVAEFLAASDDGEVTMLWQGGEPTMRGLPFFRRVVELADEYRRPRQNVTHAIQTNATLLDDEWAKFLAEQDFLVGVSIDGPAHLHDAYRKNRGGRGTYDMVVRGYRLLQKAGVRTNILCTVNAANQHSGLEVYRHFRDDLGAQYLQFIPIVERVNDEDLPVAEAGWRTASGQRLLYRQAGAAVTSRSVDPMAYGQFLTEIFEEWVQHDVGTVFIQDLDAALSAMFGIHPVCVHAPQCGNNVAMEFNGDVYACDHWVEPDWRLGSIREASFAELVSTDTMREFSKKKNLHLTQQCRKCPHLRMCQGGCPKDRFMTSDDGDEGQNYLCPGYFHFYSSIRPDLVAMARLVRANRAPAEILDPQVRNRLRPSVR; from the coding sequence GTGGCAAAACCGACAGGTGCAGCATGCAATCTGGACTGTGAGTACTGCTTCTTCCTGTCGAAGGAACTGCTCTATGACGCGCCCCGTCAGCGGATGGACGACGACACCTTGCGTGACTATGTCGCGGAGTTCTTGGCTGCCAGCGACGACGGCGAGGTCACGATGCTGTGGCAGGGTGGCGAGCCGACGATGAGGGGGCTGCCCTTCTTCCGGAGGGTTGTCGAACTTGCCGACGAGTATCGACGACCGCGTCAGAATGTGACCCACGCCATTCAGACGAATGCCACGCTCCTCGATGACGAGTGGGCGAAGTTTCTGGCTGAGCAGGATTTCCTCGTCGGTGTGTCCATTGATGGCCCGGCCCACCTCCATGATGCGTATCGTAAGAACCGCGGTGGACGTGGCACGTATGACATGGTCGTGCGCGGATACCGTCTTTTGCAGAAAGCGGGAGTCCGGACCAATATCTTGTGCACCGTCAATGCTGCCAATCAGCATTCGGGTCTCGAGGTGTATCGGCATTTCCGCGATGACTTGGGGGCGCAGTACCTTCAGTTCATACCCATCGTCGAGAGGGTGAACGACGAGGATCTTCCGGTGGCTGAGGCAGGATGGCGGACCGCGTCGGGGCAGCGGCTGCTCTATCGCCAGGCCGGTGCTGCGGTGACGTCCCGCAGCGTCGATCCGATGGCTTACGGCCAGTTCCTCACCGAGATCTTCGAGGAATGGGTCCAGCATGACGTCGGAACGGTCTTCATTCAGGATCTCGACGCCGCGCTGTCGGCCATGTTCGGCATTCACCCGGTGTGCGTTCATGCCCCGCAATGCGGCAACAACGTAGCCATGGAATTCAATGGTGACGTTTATGCGTGCGATCACTGGGTTGAGCCTGATTGGCGGCTCGGGTCCATTCGAGAGGCGTCCTTCGCGGAGCTGGTGTCGACGGACACGATGCGGGAATTCTCCAAGAAGAAGAATCTTCATCTGACCCAGCAATGTCGTAAGTGTCCGCATTTGAGAATGTGCCAGGGTGGATGCCCCAAGGATCGTTTCATGACCTCGGATGATGGTGACGAAGGTCAAAATTACCTGTGCCCTGGGTATTTCCATTTCTACTCGTCGATCCGTCCCGATCTCGTTGCCATGGCTCGGCTGGTGCGCGCCAACCGAGCCCCCGCCGAGATTCTTGATCCCCAGGTGAGGAACAGGTTGCGCCCTTCGGTTCGCTGA
- a CDS encoding deoxyribonuclease IV produces MTKWIIGGHVDTADAVAQAAARGADIAQISLGDPQSWAKPVCDFPGGAQALKEAAEDAGLTLVVHSAFVINVASLNNRIRIPSRKLLQQTLDAAAEIGAMGVVVHGGHVRAGESIEKGQDNWRKAIDGFEFPVPLFVENTAGGDNAMARFLERLSGTWQAIGAASGHENVGFCLDTCHAFAAGLDMTSLVDDVRGITGRIDLVHANDSQGPAGSGRDRHANLGEGECDADTLVDVIRAAQAPVVVETPGDGQGQARDIAWLREHL; encoded by the coding sequence ATGACGAAGTGGATCATTGGCGGTCATGTCGACACCGCCGACGCCGTGGCACAGGCGGCCGCACGGGGAGCCGACATTGCCCAGATCAGCCTGGGTGACCCGCAATCCTGGGCCAAGCCGGTCTGTGACTTCCCCGGCGGCGCCCAGGCCCTCAAGGAGGCTGCCGAGGACGCGGGGTTGACGCTCGTTGTGCACTCGGCCTTCGTCATCAACGTCGCATCCCTCAACAACCGCATCCGCATTCCCAGCCGCAAGCTGTTGCAGCAGACTCTCGACGCTGCCGCCGAGATCGGGGCGATGGGTGTTGTCGTCCACGGGGGCCATGTGCGCGCTGGGGAGTCGATCGAGAAGGGTCAGGACAACTGGCGCAAAGCCATCGACGGATTCGAGTTCCCCGTGCCGCTCTTCGTCGAGAACACTGCCGGTGGGGACAACGCGATGGCCCGCTTCCTGGAGAGGCTGTCAGGAACGTGGCAGGCCATCGGTGCTGCCTCGGGTCATGAGAATGTCGGGTTCTGTCTGGACACCTGTCACGCCTTCGCGGCGGGTCTTGACATGACGAGCTTGGTTGACGACGTGCGTGGAATCACGGGTCGGATCGACCTCGTGCACGCCAATGACTCCCAAGGGCCGGCTGGTTCGGGGCGGGATCGCCACGCCAACCTGGGTGAGGGGGAGTGCGACGCCGACACGCTGGTCGACGTCATCCGTGCTGCGCAGGCCCCGGTCGTCGTCGAGACGCCAGGGGATGGTCAGGGGCAGGCGCGCGATATCGCCTGGCTGCGTGAGCACTTGTGA
- a CDS encoding heavy-metal-associated domain-containing protein codes for MHKTYTINGMTCEHCVKAITEEVSAIDGVDKVTVSLESGSMTIDSAGEIPFGQVADAVDEAGEYTVAQAASLDTAGHPGGRCGCGGHGHADHNAEGSGCGCGGHKHSEEAAAMHAAHADKGGCGCGGHRA; via the coding sequence ATGCACAAGACGTACACCATCAACGGAATGACCTGCGAGCACTGTGTCAAGGCCATCACCGAGGAGGTCTCGGCCATCGACGGCGTCGACAAGGTCACCGTGTCCCTGGAATCTGGCTCCATGACGATCGACTCGGCTGGGGAGATCCCCTTCGGTCAGGTTGCTGACGCCGTCGACGAGGCTGGCGAATACACCGTCGCACAGGCTGCCTCCCTCGACACCGCCGGGCATCCGGGCGGCCGCTGCGGTTGCGGTGGCCACGGCCATGCCGACCACAACGCTGAGGGGTCCGGTTGTGGCTGCGGAGGCCACAAGCACTCCGAGGAAGCCGCTGCCATGCACGCCGCGCATGCCGACAAGGGCGGTTGCGGTTGTGGAGGCCACCGGGCCTGA
- a CDS encoding septal ring lytic transglycosylase RlpA family protein has protein sequence MSKVVASAITGALSLTSAGGLMMIQVLDRDTVTFSVDGVSQQAKVKPGTVRQALAQQGITVGPHDDVQPSLDSQIHDGQVITVNYGRRVAVTIDGKKVVRWTTAKNVSEVLDQLNQSDPDNLVSVSRSLDISRAGVSFSMQTAKDVTVTAGGKTQKVTAVGTVADALKAAKISFDSQDVSNPGLGTPLADGMKITLTMVDQKSQKRRVAVPFSTKKVEDSSLAKGKTKITTKGVKGTNEETWTVVYKDGKKVSEKKVSTKVVKAPVAEVVKVGTKKVTPPSTSSRSKGASTASSSKAGSTSNPVTSGTTCVASTYGEGDGTAGHPTASGETFDPSGLTAASRTLPLGSRIRVTNVNNGRTVSVRINDRGPYVGGRCLDLSTAAMNAIAPGQGLVTVRYS, from the coding sequence ATGTCGAAAGTTGTAGCCTCCGCGATTACCGGAGCCCTCAGCCTTACCTCGGCTGGCGGTCTCATGATGATCCAGGTGCTTGATCGAGACACCGTGACCTTCTCCGTGGACGGAGTTTCCCAGCAGGCCAAGGTCAAGCCAGGCACGGTCAGGCAGGCCCTCGCCCAGCAGGGAATCACCGTTGGTCCCCACGACGATGTCCAGCCCTCGCTGGATTCCCAGATCCATGACGGTCAGGTCATCACCGTCAATTACGGTCGTCGCGTCGCCGTCACCATCGACGGCAAGAAGGTGGTCCGCTGGACCACCGCCAAGAACGTTTCCGAGGTGCTGGACCAGCTCAACCAGTCTGATCCGGACAACCTCGTCTCGGTGTCGCGCTCCCTGGACATTTCCCGCGCCGGTGTGTCCTTCTCCATGCAGACTGCCAAGGACGTCACGGTCACCGCTGGCGGCAAGACTCAGAAGGTCACCGCGGTCGGAACCGTCGCCGACGCCCTCAAGGCCGCCAAGATCTCCTTCGACTCCCAGGACGTCAGCAATCCGGGTCTGGGCACCCCGCTGGCCGATGGCATGAAGATCACCTTGACGATGGTTGATCAGAAGTCCCAGAAGCGCCGCGTGGCAGTCCCCTTCTCGACCAAGAAGGTCGAGGACTCCTCGCTGGCCAAGGGCAAGACCAAGATCACCACCAAGGGCGTCAAGGGCACCAACGAGGAGACGTGGACCGTCGTCTACAAGGACGGCAAGAAGGTCTCCGAGAAGAAGGTTTCCACCAAGGTCGTCAAGGCCCCGGTGGCCGAGGTTGTCAAGGTTGGCACGAAGAAGGTCACGCCCCCATCGACGTCGTCGCGCTCCAAGGGTGCATCCACCGCATCAAGCTCCAAGGCCGGCTCAACCTCGAATCCGGTGACCAGCGGTACTACCTGCGTGGCCTCCACCTACGGCGAGGGGGACGGCACCGCCGGTCACCCCACCGCTTCCGGTGAGACCTTCGACCCGTCGGGCCTGACCGCTGCCTCGCGGACCCTCCCGCTGGGATCCAGGATTCGCGTCACCAACGTCAACAATGGCCGTACCGTGTCCGTGCGCATCAATGACCGCGGCCCCTACGTCGGTGGGCGTTGCCTCGACTTGTCGACCGCTGCGATGAATGCCATCGCTCCCGGACAGGGCTTGGTGACCGTCCGTTACAGCTGA
- a CDS encoding SDR family NAD(P)-dependent oxidoreductase, with protein MATSMVTGGTSGIGREFVTQLAARGDDIVIVARDTERMATIKADVQARYGVSVETIEADLSQREDVDRIATRLEDSAHPIDLLVNNAGFAVHAKILDPDALELQDRAFEVMMRAVLVLSAAAGRAMKSRHHGAILNVSSSSAWINTGNYSAIKAWVLTFTEGLANELAGTGVKAMALCPGWVHTEFHSRANVTANHLPDFFWIDAEVLVREALKDLDCGKVVSIPTPLWKFFIAVATHTPRSAMRFLSRTLSSSRDKDDHPHHTSGGEA; from the coding sequence ATGGCAACGAGCATGGTCACGGGTGGCACATCAGGTATTGGCCGCGAGTTCGTCACCCAACTGGCTGCCCGTGGCGACGACATCGTCATCGTCGCCCGCGACACCGAGCGGATGGCCACCATCAAGGCGGATGTCCAAGCCCGCTACGGAGTGTCGGTCGAAACGATCGAGGCAGACCTGTCGCAGCGCGAAGACGTCGATCGGATCGCCACACGCCTGGAGGATTCTGCCCACCCCATCGATCTGCTCGTCAACAACGCCGGCTTCGCGGTGCATGCCAAAATCCTCGACCCCGACGCCCTCGAACTGCAGGACCGTGCCTTCGAGGTCATGATGAGGGCAGTTCTGGTGCTCTCAGCCGCAGCTGGCAGAGCCATGAAGTCCCGGCATCACGGAGCGATCCTCAACGTCTCCTCCTCCAGCGCCTGGATCAACACCGGCAACTACTCAGCCATCAAGGCGTGGGTGCTCACCTTCACCGAGGGCCTCGCCAATGAACTGGCCGGCACCGGCGTCAAGGCCATGGCCCTGTGCCCCGGATGGGTCCACACCGAGTTCCACTCCCGAGCCAACGTCACCGCGAACCACCTGCCCGATTTCTTCTGGATCGACGCCGAGGTCCTGGTACGTGAAGCCCTCAAGGACCTCGATTGTGGCAAGGTGGTGTCCATCCCCACCCCGCTCTGGAAGTTCTTCATCGCCGTGGCCACCCACACCCCCCGATCTGCCATGAGATTCCTGTCACGAACCCTGTCCTCGTCGCGAGACAAGGACGATCATCCGCACCACACATCAGGAGGCGAGGCCTGA
- a CDS encoding metal-sensitive transcriptional regulator: MTHSDDCCHVPELALAHRDTDTSESSEECGACGCQDHPQHGYLGHKEMHLRRLKRIEGQVRGLERMVDEEKYCIDILTQISAVTSALKSVSLELLAEHMSHCVVRAAQAGGQEAEDKITEANQAIARLVKA, encoded by the coding sequence ATGACCCACTCGGATGACTGCTGCCACGTCCCTGAGCTGGCCCTCGCTCATCGTGATACCGACACGTCGGAGTCGAGTGAAGAGTGCGGAGCCTGCGGCTGTCAGGACCACCCCCAGCACGGGTACCTCGGTCACAAGGAGATGCACCTGCGTCGCCTCAAGCGGATCGAGGGGCAGGTGCGAGGCCTCGAGAGAATGGTCGATGAGGAGAAATACTGCATCGACATCCTGACTCAGATCTCGGCAGTCACCTCGGCCCTCAAATCCGTCTCACTGGAACTGCTCGCCGAGCACATGAGTCACTGCGTGGTTCGCGCAGCCCAGGCCGGCGGGCAGGAGGCCGAGGACAAGATCACCGAGGCCAACCAAGCCATCGCCCGCCTCGTCAAAGCCTGA